The genomic region CCTCGCTCATCCTCGCCTATTGCCATTGTATCGCGCACGGCATTGACATGCGGCACGGCATGAACCAGCAGGACCTTGCTGTGGCAAGCGGACTTTGGCCTCTGCTGCGCTTCAATCCGGAGATGCGCACCGTCGGCAAGAATCCATTCCTGCTCGATTCGCCGCGTCCGACGATCGCTTTGAAGGACTATGCCTATAACGAAATCCGCTATTCTTCGCTGGCGCGGACGCTGCCGGGCGATGCGGCGGAACTGCTCACCGAGGCGCAGGCCTCCGTCATCGAGAAATATCAGCAATATGAGGATTTCGCCGCGCGCGACGGCAGCCGATTCGTGCCGGGCGTCGGCATCATCGCGAAATCAAACCTATAGGCACAGGAGCGTTCGATGGATCTCGCGACCAACTATATGGGGCTTACACTCAAGAACCCTCTGGTGGCCTCCGCTTCGCCCTTGACCGGAAAACTCGACACGATCCGACAGATCGAGGACGCGGGCGCTGGGGCTATTGTGCTACCCTCGCTGTTCCAAGAAGAAATCGAAGCCGAGGCGGCTCGCTATGATCTTTTGACCGCCGTTAACACAGAGAGCGGACCGGAAGCGCAGAGCTATTTTCCAGCGCTCACCGACTATAACATCGGACCCCACAACTACCTTGAACTCGTTCGCCGCGCGAGTGAAGCGGTCGACCTTCCGGTGATCGCCAGCCTGAATGGCATCACCGACGCGGGTTGGATTTCCTACGCCAAGCAGATCGAAGGAGCCGGAGCCAAGGGACTGGAACTCAATATCTATTTCATCCCGGCCGACCTCACGACGACAGGTCGCGAGGTCGAGCAACGTTATCTCGACATTCTGCGTTCTGTGCGTGCCGCTGTCTCGATTCCGGTGGCCATCAAGCTTAGCCCGTATTTCAGCTCGATCGGCAATATGGCACTGGCGCTCCAGGATGCCGGCGCCGATGCTTTGGTAATGTTCAACCGGTTTTATCAGCCGGATCTCGATCTGCTAAAGCTGCAAGTTCTGACCGACCTTGAATTCAGCGAACCAAACGAAATTCGCCTACCGCTGCTGTGGCTCGCCGTCCTCGCATGCAGAATGAAAGTGTCTCTCGCCGCGAGCACCGGCGTCGGCAGCGCCGACGATGTTGTGAAATATCTTCTGGTCGGCGCCGATGTGGTCATGACCACCTCGGCGCTGCTGCGGCACGGCCCCGGCTATATCGCCACCTTGCTTGAAGGTCTCGCGGCGTGGCTAGCCGCGCGGGACTTTGCGTCGCTACAGCCCGTCAGGGGCATCATGAGCCAGCACCGGCTGCGCGACCCGCAAGCGTTCGAGCGCGCCAATTATATTAAAATCTTGCAGGGCTACCGCCAGTCTTGAACGGCGGACATCGAGGCGGCCTTTCACTGTCGCATAAATTTCCAATGCGTTGATCAGCCGTGCGATATAAAATCTCGCGATTAGAGATATGATGAGAGATGATCAGCAGATCGACGACAGACGGCGAAACCGCCATTGCGATCGAACGGCAGCGTTGCATCGACCGCGTTCTCGCCTATGCGGCGCTGCGGGATCAGGCAGCCATCGCTCTTGATAATGCGGCAAACGGTGACGCGGATGAAAAGCCGAGCGAAGGCGCTGCGGAGCGCGCACGAATGCAAGCAGAAGTGGCGCGCGACATTGCCAGCTTCTTAAGAGAGGACCCGAAGGGCTGAACTAGCCGCGATACATCACTGTCCATCGCCAACGCAGTGCTCGACGACGCGACCCCTATCGTCAGATGGCAATGTCTTTATATCGGAATTCCATCATCATGCCGGTTACCATGTGGTAGAGGTTGTGACAGTGGCAGGCCCAACGTCCCGGATTATCAGCATCGAAAGCAATTCGGACACGGCCCATTTTCGGCGTGACGAGAACGGTGTCTCTAACGGCTCCCCGGATCGGCCGGCCATCGATCGCAATGACTTGGAACGCATGGCCGTGCAGATGGATCGGATGCGCCATCATCGAATGGTTGATCAGATCGATCTCGACGCGCTGCCCCTTGCTTAGCATGAGCGGCGCCGCCTTAGGCCAGTACGCGCCGTTCAGCGACCATGCATAAGGGTTCATGGCGCCGGCGAGCGCGATCGTGCTGACCAAGTCCGCGGCGCGTTCAGACAGCGGTTCCGCTGTCCTCAACCGCGCTTCCAGCGAATTGTCGAGCGGCGGCGCGGCTTGTGCACCATCTGCTATTCGCGGAATTCGTGCGCCGGCCGTGGCAAGGATGATTCCGGTCTGGCGAACATCGCCTTCGAGCCGCGCGAGAATCGGAAATGCGCCAGGTCCGGGCAGATCGATCAGGATATCGAGGCGCTGGGCCATCGCGATCGGGAAGCGGCGGCCTGCTAACGGATGCACGCGGTGGCCGTCGGTCGCGACCACGTGGCCGACGAGTTCACCGAGATCGATCCAGAATTGACTCGAGGATGCGCCGTTGATGATGCGGAGCCGAATCCGGCCACCGCGCTCGACGCGGACGACCTCCGGATCAAGGAGCGTTCGATCGTTGGCGAGGAAGGCATCATAATGAACGTCATTTAGATCCATGGTCATGCCGCCGGAACTGGACATATCCATCCCCGCCGCCGCCATCTTCGCCGCGCCGGCGACCATGCCGGCCATATGTGGTCTAGGCGCATCCCGGCTACTTTCGACTCGGCGCACCAGCGATTGCGCTGATTTTGCGCTCTTGCCGATAAGCTCGGCGAGCACCTCGTCCGGCGAGCGAAAGGTGAAGTCGTGCAGAACCAGGACGACTTCCTGTCGATCTTCGCGAAGCTCAGCGACATCATGGACGATGAGCGGCCCGGTCATCAGGCTTTGCTCCTGCAAACCGTGATGCGAATGCATCCAATAGGTGCCGGTGATCGGTGCATAGTCATAAGCCTGAACAGCACCATTCGCGATCGGCGGAGTCTGCGGCCAGGGAAATCCGTCCTGTGTCCAAGGCGGAAGCTGCCCATGCCAATGAACGATGGTGCGCATGCCGGTTTCATTGGCGAGGTCGACGCGGAACCGCTCACCCGCGGCGAGGCGAATGCCTGAACGTCCGTCTGGACCAGTAAGGCCGAAGACTTTGGCGGCCCGGCCATTCACTTCGAGCACGCGGGTTCCGGCGACGAGGCGTTTTCCCGCGGGGGATGCGGCGCGTGCCACGCCAGGCAGCATGGGTAGGACACCAGCAGCCAGCGTGGTGCCGAGAAAGTCACGGCGAGACTGCATCTTGTTCATAACGTCCTCGCGTCTTCGTTATCGCCGGAGCGGCTGGAAAGCGCTTTGCTGCCACCAAGAATTTTCTCGACGTCACATTGGCGCTGGCGGTTTCGATCGATTATCATGGCCGTGTCCTCCTGAACTGGCGGCTGCTCGCGCACCGCCAAGCCGGATCGGCCGTGGCCGCTATGCTCGCCGACCCCGCCGCCAAAAGCCGGACTCTGGACGAACTCGGCACTCGCCAACGCGTCGCGCGCCAGCCTTGTGCGAATGTTTCAGCGCACAGCGCAACTGGCGCCGTTCGCATTCCTCGCGGAACTCAGGCTTGAGCTTGCAAGCCGAAAGCCGCCAGCATGGCGCGGCGAAGCCGAGCGCTCTTTAAAATTTCTATCATGATTCAGCTCCACCTTGTCTTGTCGGTTGAGTGATCTAGATGTGAACTGCGAGTCTTTGGGCAAGGATCGCAATTCGTGAACTTGATGGCTTCCCGCCTCGCCCTATAAATGAAGGCAATGTGCCACAGAATAGCTTAGCTTGTCGTCTATGGGCACGCGCGAGTTTCGCATTGTTCCAAGCGCTAAAAAAATGCTAGGTAAACGGGGGTCGCACATTTGTCCGATGAAATGTAGAGGAGGAGCTCTGCTATGTCGCAAGTGAAGCGCGCTTCGGTGAGGAAGCGTCCAACCAAGACTCTATCGGTGTTTGGAATTGCTGGTGCCTCCTTGGCGGTTTCCGCGGGCGGGTCCGTAGCGGCTATGCCGCCCCAAAACACAGCTTTATTTCATCTTCCCGCTTTCGGTGATGAAGAAATCTCCGACATCAGCTTGGCAACATTTCACGTCTTCAACCCGGATGAAGTCGAAACCTCAGTGCCGGGCATTCAGCTTGCGCGCGGCGGCTGCGGCTGTGGCCATGGCGGCGGTTGTGGCCACGGTGGCGGTTGCGGACATGGATGTGGTCGCGGATGTGGGCATGGCTGCGGGCGCGGTTGCGGGCGTGGTTGCGGCGGCGGCTGCGGTTGGGGCAGAGGTTGCGGTTGGGGCGGATGCGCCTGGGGCGGTTGGGGCTGGGGCTATGGCGGGTGCTGCCTCTCCTGGGGTGGTTGCGCTCTCTGCTAGGCCCCGCGTGATCGCCGCGTCGATTCGAGCGACCACAATCTGACCGCGTTCGAGGCGGATATTTTACGTTTCATTTTGCTGCTGCCAATGCGCGCCTCGAATGCAGGCATTGGCCCGTAGATCGTTGTGGCCGTCGCTTGATGGCGTCCCTAATTATTTGAAGGCGCGCGAACGGACCTCATGACAGGCGATCCCGGAAACAGCTACACTCTGCCGAACGACATGGACGTTTTGCAGTTCGCGCCAAATTTCACTGTCTACCTACTGCCCCCGGACGTCGTTTGTCTCTATTCCGAAGACCGGAAGTTCCTGCTTCACGGCGAGCTTTATTGTGCGCTCGCCGCGACGATCGCGAAGAGCGGAAAGAGCTTTAAGGGTCTTGTTCGTGCGCTGGCGAAGGAGTTTCCGTCCGACCAAATCCACGAAGCCCTGAAGCGGCTTGTGGAGCGTCGCTATCTCATTGTTGCAACGCGCACTTCAAACGGCGCCGCCGCAGCTTTCTGGGCCAGTCTCGGCCTGCCTCCGGGGACCGCGGAGCAAAATCTCCGGAACTGCCGCGTGCGCATTCAAGCGCTTGACGTCGAGGGAGCAGCGGAACTTGCCGCGGCCCTCGAGGAGCTGGGCGTGCGCGTCGTCAAGCGCACGGCCGACCTGACGATCACCTTGGTGAACGATTATCTTGAAGCACAATTGGCCGAATTGAATCAGGAACATCTGTCGGATCAGACGCCGTGGTTGCTGGTCCAGCCCTCCGGCATTTTTCCTTTGGTGGGGCCGGTGTTCCGACCGGGGAAAGGCGCTTGCTGGGCGTGTCTCGCCGAACGAATGAAACGAAACCGGGAAATCAAGGCCCTTCTCGACCGCAGACAGGCCCGCTGCCTCGTTGCTTCGCCTTTGGCTAGGCACCCATTAGGGCAAAGCGGTATCCAACTTGCGGCTGTCGAGATCGCAAAAGCAATCGCTACCGATTTTCGGACGGACTTGAACGATCACATCGTCAGCCTCGACCTGCTGGGCGCGACGATCGTGAAACATTACGTGGCGACGCGTCCGCAATGCCCAAGTTGCGGCCATAAGAAGCTGCGCAGTCCCCGCCGCGCGCCGCTGCCGATCGCGCTCGGCGCGGGGGGCAAAGTGGTCATGACGAGCGGTGGCTACCGAAGCGTGTCGGCGGCGGCCACGGTGGCGCGTTTCCGCCGGCATGTGAGTCCGCTGACCGGCGTCGTCTCGCGTCTGGAGCGGATTCAGGCCGACTTGCCTTTGAACACCAATTTTCGCGCCACCCATAATTTTTCGGGCCCGTCCGAATCCATCAATGAACTCCGGGCGGGGCTGAGCGCCGGCAGTTTCGGCAAAGGCAGTACGGCTGAACAGGGCGAAGCCAGCGCGCTGATGGAAGCGATCGAGCGCTATTCGGGGATTTTTCAGGGCGACGAGATCCGAGCAAAACGGCGGTTTGCCGATTTTGTGGCAGACGAGGCGGTTCCTCCAAACAAAGTCCTGCTGTTCAGCGACGCCCAGTTGCGGCGGGGCCTTTCGCCAATGCCCGGATCGGCAGATTGGGAGGCCATTCCGGAACTCTTCGATCCATCGACCCAGATGGATTGGTCGCCGGTGTGGTCTTTGCGCGACGGCCGCTTCAAACATCTTCCGACGAGTGTCTTGTATTTTTTCTACAAAGGCAGCGCCGCTTTCGCGGCGGATTCCAACGGCTGCGCAGCCGGCAACACGCTCGAAGAAGCGATCGTCCAGGGCTTCCTGGAGCTGGTGGAAAGAGACGCTTACGCGATCTGGTGGTACAACAAGTTGCAGTGTCCAGAGGTGGACCTCGGCCAGTTCGACGATTCCTACATCCGCGATCTGCGCAAACAGCTGGCCGAAACGGGCCGCCGGCTGTGGGTGCTCGACGTCACGAGCGATCTCGGGATTCCGACCTTTGTGGCGATCACTCACTGGCTGAAAGACGGCCGCGAAAATATTGAATTCGGCTCCGGCGCGCATTTCGATACGCGGATCGCCTTGTTGCGTGCGCTGACCGAAATCAACCAATTTCTGTCGCTTGGTCTCATTGGCGGCGGCACCGGCGACAAATCGAGCCTCGACGGCGTCACGCCGTTGCGCCTTGAGGATCATCCCTATTTGATGCCGAGCAAACAGTCGGTGGTTCATCCCGAGATCAACTCGAAATTCGGCCATCTGGACACGCGCGCGCAGGTGATGGCCTGCGTGGATCTTGCCAAGCAAGCGGGGCATGATTTCCTCGTGCTCGATCAGACGCGTCCGGACATCGAGGTCCCGGTCGTTAGAGTGATCGTTCCGGGATTGCGGCACTTCTATCGCCGCTTCGCGCCCGGCCGGCTTTATGATGTGCCCATCAAGCTCGGATCGCGCGACAAGCCGCTTGCGGAAGACGAACTCAATCCGATTCATCCCCATACCTGAGGCGAAGTGGTTTGCGCGCTCTGGAACAAAAGACAGGGCGCCAAGGCGCGCCAGAAACCCTCGCCGCGCGGCTGCGCAGTCATGTCAGGCTCGAAGCGAATGCGAGCCGAGAAATCGTGGCTTATGCCGATGGCTATTCGGTTGAACTCGGAACATTGAGCGCAGGCGCGGCGGAGCGCGCGCAGGAACTGCGCAAAGGGCTGCCGCTCATCGCATTTACGCAAGGCCGTCGAAAAATCGACAGAGAGATCGATCTTCTGGTGCGCCGATTGGCAACACGCGGTCTGCTGGAATACCGCTTGGGCGGTTCGCGCAATGGCGATGACCTCGTCGTCATCGAACCGCAGCTTCCCGATTATTGGCCGCAAACGCCGCGGCTCGCCAACACAGACACTCTCGTCCTATCGCGGTTCGCCTATATGCGACGGCGCGGCAATGAGATGGTCTTGGAATCGCCGCGGGCCGGCGCTTTGTTCCGAATCTGCGACCCGACAATTGCGACCTCTTTGGCCGCACTGTCCATGCCGCGACAGATCAAAGAGTTGCGGCGGTACGATGGCTTTCCGGGGGACGAGCTTCTCACCCTACTGCTCGATTGCCAAATCCTTTTCAAAGTCGAGGCTGGCAGCGGCAATCTGCGGCGTGCGGAGGGCGACGACAATCTTGTCCTTTGGGATTTTCACGATCTTCTGTTCCACGGGCGCAGCACGCAAGGCCGACACGCCAATCCGCTGGGCGGCGTTTATCCGCATGTCGGAGTCATTTCTCCGCTGCCAGCGGTGCGGCCCAGTTGGCCTGGAAAAAAAATCGATCTGCGCAAAGTCTCGGCCGTACCTTCGGAAAAAGTCTCATCTGTCGCGAAGCTGCTGCGGCAACGTCATTCGACCCGCGGTTTCGACGACGAGCAGCCGGTCACGCTTACCGAGCTGTCGCAGTTTCTAGACGCGACTGCGCGCATCTTATCGACGTCGAATAGCAAGCCAGACACCGACGACGGCG from Methylovirgula sp. HY1 harbors:
- a CDS encoding multicopper oxidase family protein, giving the protein MNKMQSRRDFLGTTLAAGVLPMLPGVARAASPAGKRLVAGTRVLEVNGRAAKVFGLTGPDGRSGIRLAAGERFRVDLANETGMRTIVHWHGQLPPWTQDGFPWPQTPPIANGAVQAYDYAPITGTYWMHSHHGLQEQSLMTGPLIVHDVAELREDRQEVVLVLHDFTFRSPDEVLAELIGKSAKSAQSLVRRVESSRDAPRPHMAGMVAGAAKMAAAGMDMSSSGGMTMDLNDVHYDAFLANDRTLLDPEVVRVERGGRIRLRIINGASSSQFWIDLGELVGHVVATDGHRVHPLAGRRFPIAMAQRLDILIDLPGPGAFPILARLEGDVRQTGIILATAGARIPRIADGAQAAPPLDNSLEARLRTAEPLSERAADLVSTIALAGAMNPYAWSLNGAYWPKAAPLMLSKGQRVEIDLINHSMMAHPIHLHGHAFQVIAIDGRPIRGAVRDTVLVTPKMGRVRIAFDADNPGRWACHCHNLYHMVTGMMMEFRYKDIAI
- a CDS encoding SagB family peptide dehydrogenase: MRALEQKTGRQGAPETLAARLRSHVRLEANASREIVAYADGYSVELGTLSAGAAERAQELRKGLPLIAFTQGRRKIDREIDLLVRRLATRGLLEYRLGGSRNGDDLVVIEPQLPDYWPQTPRLANTDTLVLSRFAYMRRRGNEMVLESPRAGALFRICDPTIATSLAALSMPRQIKELRRYDGFPGDELLTLLLDCQILFKVEAGSGNLRRAEGDDNLVLWDFHDLLFHGRSTQGRHANPLGGVYPHVGVISPLPAVRPSWPGKKIDLRKVSAVPSEKVSSVAKLLRQRHSTRGFDDEQPVTLTELSQFLDATARILSTSNSKPDTDDGGQTVRPYPSAGAAYELELYLAVNKCEGLTKGFYHYDAGAHALVPIEVPIGELEALLMAAGYAMGTSAAPQILMTIAARFGRITWKYSSIAYSLILKDVGVLTQTLYLMATDMGLGGCAIGIANIDLFAKMTGVEFHVEGPVGQFAIGRIPKSGAPG
- a CDS encoding dihydroorotate dehydrogenase-like protein — encoded protein: MDLATNYMGLTLKNPLVASASPLTGKLDTIRQIEDAGAGAIVLPSLFQEEIEAEAARYDLLTAVNTESGPEAQSYFPALTDYNIGPHNYLELVRRASEAVDLPVIASLNGITDAGWISYAKQIEGAGAKGLELNIYFIPADLTTTGREVEQRYLDILRSVRAAVSIPVAIKLSPYFSSIGNMALALQDAGADALVMFNRFYQPDLDLLKLQVLTDLEFSEPNEIRLPLLWLAVLACRMKVSLAASTGVGSADDVVKYLLVGADVVMTTSALLRHGPGYIATLLEGLAAWLAARDFASLQPVRGIMSQHRLRDPQAFERANYIKILQGYRQS
- a CDS encoding TOMM precursor leader peptide-binding protein, which translates into the protein MTGDPGNSYTLPNDMDVLQFAPNFTVYLLPPDVVCLYSEDRKFLLHGELYCALAATIAKSGKSFKGLVRALAKEFPSDQIHEALKRLVERRYLIVATRTSNGAAAAFWASLGLPPGTAEQNLRNCRVRIQALDVEGAAELAAALEELGVRVVKRTADLTITLVNDYLEAQLAELNQEHLSDQTPWLLVQPSGIFPLVGPVFRPGKGACWACLAERMKRNREIKALLDRRQARCLVASPLARHPLGQSGIQLAAVEIAKAIATDFRTDLNDHIVSLDLLGATIVKHYVATRPQCPSCGHKKLRSPRRAPLPIALGAGGKVVMTSGGYRSVSAAATVARFRRHVSPLTGVVSRLERIQADLPLNTNFRATHNFSGPSESINELRAGLSAGSFGKGSTAEQGEASALMEAIERYSGIFQGDEIRAKRRFADFVADEAVPPNKVLLFSDAQLRRGLSPMPGSADWEAIPELFDPSTQMDWSPVWSLRDGRFKHLPTSVLYFFYKGSAAFAADSNGCAAGNTLEEAIVQGFLELVERDAYAIWWYNKLQCPEVDLGQFDDSYIRDLRKQLAETGRRLWVLDVTSDLGIPTFVAITHWLKDGRENIEFGSGAHFDTRIALLRALTEINQFLSLGLIGGGTGDKSSLDGVTPLRLEDHPYLMPSKQSVVHPEINSKFGHLDTRAQVMACVDLAKQAGHDFLVLDQTRPDIEVPVVRVIVPGLRHFYRRFAPGRLYDVPIKLGSRDKPLAEDELNPIHPHT